In a genomic window of Thermoproteus tenax Kra 1:
- a CDS encoding V-type ATPase 116kDa subunit family protein, producing MPVERIVEFRVAAPIDILPEIIFYIGKTRVAMFEDRHPRLVRPRDPEVVQRLRRLDEIISFISQYYQPNIVSLPRLPLISLLDQIENEMMNLFNELRSSVEQLQALKSRLLIASVISQIKGYSLPKTEVLDSYIVIPGKYLNEIISISKNFGASNIYLKDAILITIEKSKSKLLLQALNKLGVPVLSFEDIEKIEDPNELNNKIVELNEKIKNIISKNKEAIDRAYTLKYALTLVIETFNKSAIAEGEELGHLFSSLASEIERLHKEIDELKAIREVIGALKSLGKTSLRIPEELELYAEVADVSQATPIKIGDRVAYFARSGTKGIKVPRQYLEDVPSSLNVIDETLKSAHKSLEGRMRDLETLKRIYEEYSTYGDYRWDLHRDVASIIFYVQEKDVQKIDDVLTDAIKALSIKIDIIRKIRYKYFDKIPAERRPTLEKFPAPVRQIVNKIAYMYGVPSAEEISPSILVAVLFPVFFGWMFGDLGHGALLFLLGLFLYTKLFGGKYKDWGVIWMTTGILSMIFGGIVYGEVFGLPLSSLGVGWDGLVHMFQPVVGPQMGTAIETEGIFLDLLIALLFGYLIMAGSFSLKIVNFIIKGEGDMALGIGLPILLVYVSAGMIVFNLLRAVLPMPDAMLAVVDLPWIYILIISIILLIIGSIYLLLKYKKYEEKPPIGLEMAVGLVEGIFGGLANVPSFARLMILILMHAIFTKMVAGWALAIASSGNLAAAITIAIVFNGLIAVGEGFMSLVQSLRLTFYETLSKFYEGRGRLFTPLALP from the coding sequence GTGCCTGTTGAGCGGATTGTGGAATTTCGAGTGGCTGCGCCTATTGATATACTACCCGAGATCATATTCTACATAGGTAAAACTAGAGTTGCCATGTTCGAAGACAGACATCCTAGGCTTGTCCGACCCAGAGATCCAGAGGTTGTACAAAGGTTGAGGAGGCTCGATGAAATTATCTCCTTTATTTCTCAATATTATCAACCAAATATTGTTTCTTTACCAAGATTACCTTTAATATCTCTCTTGGATCAAATTGAGAACGAAATGATGAATTTATTTAACGAGTTGAGGAGTTCTGTAGAACAACTACAAGCCCTCAAGAGCAGACTACTGATAGCGTCTGTGATCAGCCAGATCAAGGGATATAGTTTACCCAAGACAGAGGTGCTCGACAGTTATATAGTAATTCCAGGTAAATATCTAAATGAAATTATATCTATATCTAAAAATTTTGGAGCAAGTAATATTTATTTAAAAGATGCTATATTGATAACTATTGAAAAGAGTAAATCCAAGCTTCTGCTGCAAGCCTTGAACAAATTGGGAGTTCCCGTCCTCTCGTTCGAAGATATCGAAAAAATAGAAGACCCCAATGAACTAAATAATAAGATTGTTGAATTAAATGAAAAAATAAAAAATATAATAAGTAAAAATAAAGAGGCCATTGACCGAGCCTATACATTAAAATATGCGTTAACCCTCGTGATTGAGACCTTCAATAAGTCCGCAATTGCTGAGGGCGAGGAGCTGGGACATCTGTTTTCTTCGCTGGCCTCTGAGATCGAGCGGCTCCATAAAGAGATTGATGAATTAAAGGCAATAAGAGAGGTTATAGGCGCCTTAAAGTCTCTGGGCAAGACCAGCTTGAGGATCCCGGAGGAGCTTGAGCTATATGCCGAGGTCGCTGACGTCTCCCAGGCAACTCCGATAAAGATCGGCGATAGGGTCGCGTATTTCGCAAGAAGCGGAACCAAAGGCATTAAGGTACCTCGGCAATACTTAGAGGACGTCCCATCCTCTCTCAACGTGATCGACGAGACTCTGAAGTCGGCGCACAAATCTCTTGAGGGACGGATGCGCGATCTCGAGACGCTCAAAAGGATCTACGAGGAATATTCAACTTACGGAGATTATCGGTGGGATCTGCATAGAGATGTCGCCTCAATCATCTTCTATGTACAAGAAAAAGATGTACAAAAGATCGATGATGTATTAACCGATGCAATAAAGGCTCTATCTATAAAAATAGATATAATTAGAAAAATACGATATAAATACTTCGATAAAATACCTGCTGAGAGAAGGCCCACTCTGGAGAAATTCCCGGCGCCAGTGAGACAGATAGTCAACAAGATAGCGTATATGTACGGCGTTCCCAGCGCCGAGGAGATCAGCCCGTCGATCTTGGTAGCTGTATTGTTCCCTGTATTCTTCGGTTGGATGTTTGGCGATCTGGGCCACGGGGCACTGCTGTTCCTCCTAGGGCTGTTTCTTTATACGAAACTCTTCGGAGGGAAGTATAAAGATTGGGGCGTCATATGGATGACCACGGGCATACTCTCAATGATATTCGGTGGCATTGTGTACGGGGAGGTCTTTGGCCTTCCCTTGTCGAGCCTTGGGGTAGGATGGGACGGACTTGTGCATATGTTCCAGCCGGTCGTCGGGCCTCAGATGGGTACTGCGATAGAGACTGAAGGCATATTCCTGGACCTCCTCATCGCGCTCCTATTTGGATACCTAATAATGGCCGGGTCATTCTCGCTCAAGATAGTAAACTTTATAATCAAGGGCGAGGGCGATATGGCGTTAGGCATCGGGTTGCCCATCCTTTTGGTGTACGTTTCTGCCGGCATGATAGTGTTCAACCTACTGAGGGCTGTCTTGCCTATGCCCGACGCCATGCTTGCCGTGGTCGATCTTCCATGGATCTATATTTTGATTATTTCAATTATTCTATTAATTATTGGTTCTATATATTTGTTATTAAAATATAAAAAATATGAAGAGAAGCCGCCAATAGGTTTAGAGATGGCTGTGGGATTGGTCGAGGGCATTTTCGGCGGTCTCGCCAATGTACCAAGCTTCGCGCGTCTCATGATATTGATTCTGATGCACGCCATATTCACGAAAATGGTCGCCGGCTGGGCGTTGGCCATAGCTTCCTCGGGCAATCTTGCGGCGGCTATCACGATAGCGATAGTCTTTAATGGGCTTATAGCGGTAGGCGAGGGCTTCATGTCGCTTGTGCAATCATTGCGTCTTACCTTCTACGAGACTCTGAGTAAGTTCTACGAGGGGAGGGGGAGGCTCTTTACGCCTCTCGCGTTACCCTAA
- a CDS encoding 30S ribosomal protein S3 — MAQQGRRLAVYKKILQDNVKRWMIKEFLEYKLARLGYIYSEVLKTPLGTRIVIYAERPSRIIGKKGAVVKELSQILSAKMGVDNPQIDVIDISKVDVPEMFPKVIAYRIANAMAKGIRFRRVAFVAVRQVTEAGARGFELVISGKLSTERAKFEKYKVGKVYKSGNDSMKTVRRAAVHVLLKPGIYGIRIAIAPANAKFADDFKIKPPVKQETQQS; from the coding sequence GTGGCACAACAGGGGAGGAGATTGGCGGTCTATAAGAAGATACTCCAAGATAACGTAAAACGGTGGATGATAAAAGAATTCCTAGAGTACAAGCTGGCGCGTCTCGGCTATATATATTCGGAAGTTTTGAAGACGCCGTTGGGAACTAGAATAGTGATCTACGCCGAGAGGCCCAGTAGAATTATCGGCAAGAAGGGCGCTGTAGTGAAAGAGCTCAGCCAGATACTCAGCGCCAAGATGGGGGTCGACAATCCACAGATAGACGTGATCGACATATCTAAGGTAGACGTCCCCGAGATGTTCCCCAAGGTGATAGCGTATAGAATAGCGAACGCGATGGCTAAGGGCATCAGATTCCGCAGAGTGGCGTTCGTCGCCGTGAGGCAAGTCACAGAGGCCGGAGCCAGGGGTTTTGAATTGGTTATAAGCGGCAAGCTCTCCACTGAGAGGGCCAAGTTCGAGAAGTACAAGGTGGGCAAGGTGTATAAGTCCGGCAACGACTCAATGAAAACGGTGAGAAGGGCGGCGGTCCACGTGCTCTTGAAGCCTGGCATATACGGCATTAGAATAGCGATCGCGCCTGCTAACGCTAAATTCGCCGATGACTTCAAGATCAAGCCGCCGGTCAAACAAGAGACTCAACAGAGCTAA
- the cas4 gene encoding CRISPR-associated protein Cas4, whose protein sequence is MLIPPPLCKVVRCDDLEDLSLDEALRELEKTDKVYQLAPTIYAVEYDFKRITPSMINDYEYCPRLLWIQAKLGKKLLTRKTLVALVKGRLLHERYQRVVSSVEDVLSEYKVELRDMVGVIDLIFKRGGKIIPVEIKSGYVSRSSHVKQLQIYMELLRADFGYLVYRNRVERIERDSRALEILDKIREIVRSASPPPVDESRCRSCPFRSICKKYV, encoded by the coding sequence GTGCTGATACCTCCACCCCTCTGTAAGGTTGTCCGTTGCGACGACTTAGAAGACCTAAGTCTCGACGAGGCGCTCAGAGAGCTTGAGAAGACAGATAAGGTGTACCAACTGGCTCCAACGATCTATGCCGTTGAATACGACTTCAAGAGGATAACGCCCTCGATGATCAACGACTACGAGTACTGCCCTAGGCTTCTGTGGATCCAAGCCAAGCTTGGCAAGAAGCTTCTCACCAGGAAGACTCTGGTGGCATTAGTCAAGGGACGCCTACTCCATGAGAGATACCAAAGAGTTGTGTCAAGCGTCGAGGATGTGTTGTCTGAGTACAAGGTGGAGTTGAGAGATATGGTAGGCGTGATAGACTTGATTTTCAAGAGGGGCGGAAAAATAATACCTGTGGAAATAAAGAGCGGCTACGTCTCGCGTAGTTCGCACGTCAAGCAGCTGCAGATATACATGGAGCTCTTAAGAGCAGACTTCGGATACTTGGTCTATAGAAATAGAGTAGAAAGAATAGAGAGAGACTCAAGGGCTTTAGAGATACTGGACAAAATCAGAGAAATAGTGAGGAGCGCGAGCCCGCCTCCAGTAGACGAGAGCAGATGCAGGAGCTGTCCATTTAGATCTATATGCAAAAAATATGTCTAA
- a CDS encoding GTP-binding protein encodes MYPPESEEGNIEYKLLVKDIDLDHFAGQMRRRILEGGGEAIYLIGVSDDGKPLGIGDEELNQALEAVRRAAERIGAVVYLVRIGEGIRGKIAEVLIRNRAGEDKPPPTVYVVAIGNVDAGKSTLIGVLVSGNLDDGRGRARAYAARYKHEVLTGRTSAVSTRLLGFRGYDIVNAELPDPLDEASVFLNSDKTILLIDVGGHEGYLRTSLRGILGTAPDYAMLVVAANSGVQRMTKEHLGIAVAMSIPVFVVITRIDITPNDVLERTLNDVMALLKMPGVSKLPYLVRNEADVAVAAKVMPNGRVAPIFLVSNVTGQGLELLRRFLSLIPKRIVVPNTGKPLLYISEIYLVRGVGLVVGGLLEGGELHVGQRMYMGPYADGSWKQVRIKSIHINKVSVATARPGQYITVAVDGVDEVAKGMVILPEPAGSVTRLIADVIVLRHPTAIRPGFTGVVHLRTIRTPATITWIDKGALMLGDMGRIELKLAKPWYIVEGDRFIFRNGPTRVLGKVAQVF; translated from the coding sequence ATGTATCCTCCAGAGTCGGAGGAGGGCAATATAGAGTACAAACTGCTCGTGAAAGACATAGATCTAGACCATTTCGCAGGCCAGATGAGGCGCAGAATTCTGGAGGGGGGAGGTGAGGCCATTTACTTAATAGGAGTATCGGACGACGGAAAGCCTCTTGGTATAGGGGACGAGGAGCTCAATCAAGCGTTGGAGGCGGTCAGAAGGGCGGCAGAGAGGATAGGAGCTGTCGTCTATTTGGTCAGAATAGGCGAGGGGATAAGAGGAAAGATAGCAGAGGTTTTGATAAGGAACAGAGCAGGCGAAGATAAGCCGCCTCCGACGGTGTATGTAGTGGCGATAGGGAACGTAGACGCTGGAAAGTCTACATTGATCGGCGTCTTGGTCTCAGGCAACCTCGATGACGGAAGAGGAAGGGCGAGGGCCTATGCAGCGCGCTATAAGCATGAGGTTCTGACGGGCCGGACCTCGGCTGTATCCACGAGGCTGTTGGGCTTCAGAGGATACGACATAGTCAACGCAGAACTACCTGATCCGCTTGATGAGGCCTCTGTTTTCTTAAACTCGGACAAGACGATACTCTTAATAGACGTAGGAGGCCACGAGGGGTATCTAAGGACCTCTCTGAGGGGTATCTTGGGGACGGCGCCAGACTACGCTATGTTGGTCGTCGCGGCGAACTCCGGCGTCCAGAGGATGACCAAGGAACATCTGGGGATAGCCGTAGCCATGTCTATACCCGTCTTCGTAGTAATCACTAGGATAGACATAACGCCCAACGACGTATTAGAGAGAACGCTCAACGACGTGATGGCCCTGCTCAAGATGCCTGGTGTTAGCAAGTTGCCCTATCTAGTCAGAAACGAGGCAGATGTGGCGGTGGCCGCCAAGGTAATGCCCAATGGCCGCGTGGCCCCGATCTTCTTAGTCTCTAACGTCACAGGACAGGGACTTGAACTATTGAGGAGGTTTCTGTCTCTCATTCCCAAGAGGATAGTAGTCCCAAACACAGGTAAGCCGTTGTTATATATATCGGAGATCTACTTAGTAAGGGGCGTCGGCCTTGTCGTCGGCGGCCTGTTGGAGGGCGGCGAGCTACACGTCGGACAGAGGATGTACATGGGGCCATATGCCGACGGTTCTTGGAAACAGGTGAGAATCAAGTCGATCCATATAAACAAAGTCTCGGTGGCCACCGCAAGGCCAGGGCAGTATATCACTGTGGCCGTGGATGGCGTCGACGAAGTGGCGAAGGGGATGGTCATATTGCCAGAGCCCGCGGGCTCGGTGACGCGGCTGATAGCCGACGTCATTGTCCTGAGGCATCCCACCGCTATAAGGCCGGGCTTCACAGGCGTGGTGCACCTTAGGACAATAAGGACGCCGGCTACAATCACTTGGATAGACAAGGGCGCGTTGATGTTGGGAGATATGGGGAGGATAGAGTTGAAGCTGGCGAAGCCATGGTATATTGTCGAGGGAGATAGGTTTATCTTCAGGAACGGTCCCACCAGAGTCTTGGGCAAGGTAGCCCAAGTGTTTTAA
- the rpmC gene encoding 50S ribosomal protein L29: MSSTPKKLNAKTLRQMAREERLKLLDQLRAEYIKLQTQRARGIVENSGRIRYIRRAIARILTIERESAK, translated from the coding sequence ATGTCGTCTACGCCCAAGAAGCTCAACGCGAAGACTCTGAGACAGATGGCCAGAGAGGAGAGGCTAAAGCTTTTGGACCAACTAAGGGCGGAGTACATCAAGCTTCAGACTCAGAGAGCTAGGGGCATTGTGGAGAACTCTGGCAGAATTAGATATATAAGAAGAGCTATCGCCAGAATTCTCACCATCGAGAGAGAGTCTGCGAAGTGA
- a CDS encoding 5,10-methylenetetrahydrofolate reductase, translated as MKIIAELPPSASRETLARRVSLVLNYTDIVDIPDSPGGRPSAHAIAVAYIAKNMGASPITHMRIRDINLLAYKSLLGAARLFELRDIVVLTGDPPTVGSPVDQLTTEEAVRIGKEYGFRVGALLSMRRNYSERLKMGADFYLVLNLADPKSMETLRGVAAYPYVMIRTEKNSQLLARLGQPSVTLDQLLRYVEELEPFAEAIVASAPGDFEAELRALDLLTKR; from the coding sequence ATGAAGATAATAGCAGAGCTGCCTCCATCGGCGTCTCGGGAAACGCTGGCTCGTAGAGTTTCCCTCGTCCTTAACTATACAGATATTGTCGATATACCAGACTCGCCTGGAGGGAGGCCGTCGGCTCACGCGATCGCGGTGGCGTATATAGCTAAGAACATGGGCGCCTCCCCTATAACGCACATGCGCATAAGAGACATCAACTTGCTGGCCTACAAGTCCCTCCTGGGGGCCGCGAGACTCTTCGAGCTAAGGGACATAGTCGTATTAACAGGCGATCCGCCAACGGTAGGCAGCCCAGTGGATCAGTTGACCACCGAGGAGGCTGTAAGAATAGGCAAGGAGTACGGCTTTAGAGTCGGGGCTTTGTTGAGCATGCGTAGAAACTACAGTGAAAGGCTTAAGATGGGCGCCGACTTCTACTTGGTGTTAAACTTAGCTGATCCTAAGAGCATGGAGACTTTGAGAGGAGTCGCCGCATATCCCTACGTCATGATAAGGACCGAAAAGAACTCACAGCTCTTAGCCAGGCTGGGTCAACCGTCAGTGACGTTGGATCAACTCCTTCGTTATGTTGAGGAGCTAGAGCCGTTCGCGGAGGCAATAGTGGCCTCCGCTCCAGGCGACTTCGAGGCCGAGCTCAGGGCGTTGGACCTTTTGACCAAACGCTGA
- a CDS encoding sodium-translocating pyrophosphatase, producing the protein MAIIPILGLIIGLLGLLYAVYLARWVLSQDPGNEKMRFISNAIATGARAYLFRQYRTLAALLVVLAVAILAAIDIPRGLPGLTALGFVVGALGSMLAGYLGMYVTTRSASRVAQAAASGGMGKALQVSWRAGAVMGLSLASIALMLISGFYLIFSRITAEWAVPLVALGFGASLVTLFMRVGGGIYTKAADLGADLVGKIEAGIPEDDPRNPGVIADNVGDNVGDVAGMAADVYESYIVTVTASIFLAYILGLPSTYIKGIILFASLALLATFVGINSLRTKGVKNPMGSISTAVYVTIAVSIILFFVGALALGLPFVQAIAMASAVSLGAIIAPLVVKITDYYTSYSYSPVRRIAEQAKISPATVIITGYGVGLMSAVPVLLVIIGVLGISYIIGFYAFSSSITAGFASYGPYLAGIFGTALASVGLLIIAGIIITADSYGPVSDNANGVVEMAGLPDNVREVTDVLDSIGNTTKATTKGYAIASAALAALVLFIALMFEIMRSLSTLLHQPFTSLLGTSISEISIINPNVLIGAFIGVIIVYFFTSRTLGAVGRTAMEIVEEIRRQFKEKPGILEWKETPDYARVVDIATRRALGEFLLPGIVVIVVPLVTAFVLGWQALAGLIMGAVISGVPRALLMANAGGAWDNAKKYIELQGLKKTELHKAVVIGDTVGDPFKDTSGPSLNPLIKVLNTLSVVFAFAIILANTHMGIALSGLLHF; encoded by the coding sequence ATGGCGATTATACCAATATTAGGGTTGATTATCGGCCTTTTAGGCCTTCTTTACGCTGTTTACCTAGCCAGATGGGTGCTGAGTCAGGATCCCGGCAACGAGAAAATGAGGTTCATATCCAACGCCATCGCGACGGGAGCGCGCGCATATCTGTTTAGACAGTACAGAACTTTGGCGGCTCTTTTGGTCGTCCTAGCGGTAGCTATACTGGCGGCCATCGATATTCCGCGGGGCCTGCCCGGGCTGACAGCGTTGGGCTTCGTCGTCGGCGCCCTGGGCTCTATGTTAGCAGGCTACTTGGGCATGTATGTGACCACTAGATCTGCCTCACGTGTGGCCCAGGCCGCAGCATCTGGGGGTATGGGCAAGGCTTTACAGGTCTCATGGCGCGCCGGTGCTGTAATGGGCCTATCGCTGGCCAGCATAGCTCTGATGCTTATATCGGGTTTCTATCTTATTTTCAGCAGAATCACTGCCGAGTGGGCGGTCCCATTAGTCGCCTTGGGGTTCGGAGCAAGCCTCGTGACGTTGTTCATGAGAGTTGGCGGCGGTATATACACTAAGGCCGCAGACCTGGGCGCAGACCTAGTTGGCAAAATAGAGGCGGGTATACCCGAGGACGATCCAAGGAATCCCGGCGTTATAGCGGACAACGTCGGCGATAATGTCGGCGATGTGGCAGGCATGGCCGCAGACGTATACGAGTCCTATATAGTTACAGTGACTGCCTCAATATTCCTAGCATACATCCTAGGCCTTCCCTCGACGTATATAAAGGGGATAATACTCTTTGCATCTCTGGCCCTACTGGCGACGTTCGTGGGCATCAACTCCCTGAGGACTAAAGGCGTCAAGAACCCCATGGGCTCTATAAGCACGGCTGTGTACGTGACTATAGCTGTATCTATAATACTGTTCTTTGTAGGCGCACTCGCCTTAGGCCTACCCTTCGTGCAAGCCATTGCGATGGCATCCGCAGTATCCCTCGGTGCCATAATAGCGCCGTTGGTGGTTAAGATAACCGACTATTATACGTCATATAGCTACTCGCCTGTTAGAAGGATAGCAGAACAGGCTAAAATAAGTCCGGCCACCGTCATTATAACGGGCTACGGCGTTGGGCTAATGAGCGCTGTGCCCGTGCTGTTGGTCATAATAGGCGTATTAGGTATTTCGTACATTATTGGTTTTTACGCATTCTCAAGCAGTATAACAGCAGGCTTTGCGTCATACGGCCCCTATCTTGCCGGCATCTTCGGAACGGCCCTTGCCTCAGTCGGCCTGCTGATTATAGCCGGCATTATAATAACCGCAGACTCCTACGGCCCCGTGAGCGATAACGCTAATGGGGTAGTGGAGATGGCAGGTCTTCCCGACAACGTCAGAGAGGTTACAGACGTGCTGGATTCAATAGGCAATACGACAAAGGCGACTACTAAGGGGTACGCGATTGCAAGCGCTGCGTTGGCAGCGCTAGTGCTCTTCATCGCCCTAATGTTCGAGATAATGAGGTCTCTATCAACTCTACTCCACCAGCCGTTTACCTCGCTGCTAGGAACCTCGATATCAGAGATCTCAATAATAAACCCCAACGTGCTGATAGGGGCCTTCATAGGCGTCATCATAGTATATTTCTTTACAAGCAGGACGTTGGGCGCAGTCGGCAGAACAGCTATGGAGATAGTTGAGGAGATCAGGAGACAGTTCAAGGAGAAGCCCGGCATCTTGGAGTGGAAGGAGACTCCAGATTATGCCCGCGTGGTCGACATAGCTACGCGGAGGGCCTTAGGCGAGTTCCTCCTGCCAGGCATTGTGGTTATTGTCGTGCCCCTCGTCACAGCCTTCGTGTTAGGTTGGCAGGCGTTGGCGGGGCTTATAATGGGCGCTGTTATATCAGGCGTCCCCAGGGCGTTGCTTATGGCTAACGCCGGAGGGGCATGGGACAACGCCAAGAAGTACATAGAGCTACAAGGCCTTAAGAAGACGGAGTTACACAAGGCTGTCGTGATAGGAGATACTGTAGGGGATCCCTTCAAGGACACATCGGGCCCCTCGCTCAACCCGTTGATAAAGGTATTAAATACGCTCTCGGTAGTATTCGCATTCGCTATAATATTAGCAAATACACACATGGGTATAGCGCTCTCGGGCCTTCTACACTTTTAA
- a CDS encoding (Fe-S)-binding protein, with product MEYYIEYLAMPPYTKFVVYAMATLSVIFLLYFINKVFRELGGLKFFIKSIFKKRTYYFLKEFLLHQRFFATETLGGIAHSLTVIGLLISLIATIIVAFYQYTGLTYGGPLFLAFRFLLDVAALSLIIGPVLGIYRIFRNRTKYNNLYNQYILILIGFIIISITGIILQRFRVEYYFGGPTVWSPLSYIVPRPPLIVYEISYFIHIIIAFTLLTIIPISILKHMLIGYINYISIDRPSGELTTPFDLEKVLESGQTDLKIGVGTKADLDIVHKIMPDACTRCSRCDDLCPAYAAGRPLSPRALINKIAEAPSDKNIFEVGLSEDEVWACTTCGACMAVCPVYIRHIDYIVDLRRSLVFSSKIDQKKSDLLMSLSQYGNTLMQSNYGRHEWLRELGVKTVAENPEFEYLLWVGCMGSFDNRAKQIIRSLIEILREAKMLDKIAILGDEETCCGDPARRLGEESRFQEIVLNNKNIFLKYNVKKIITICPHGYNTFKNEYRRFGVEIEVYHHSEFLAKLLEENSIKIKSTSDVMTIHDPCYLARHNKVVDPQRRIVVRIGQLREPELSGDKTFCCGTRAN from the coding sequence ATGGAGTATTATATCGAATATCTTGCGATGCCTCCCTACACTAAGTTCGTTGTATACGCCATGGCTACACTATCTGTTATTTTCCTATTGTATTTCATAAATAAAGTTTTCAGAGAACTTGGTGGATTAAAATTTTTTATTAAGAGTATTTTCAAAAAAAGAACATATTATTTCTTAAAAGAATTTTTGTTACATCAACGGTTTTTTGCCACCGAGACCTTAGGCGGCATCGCTCATTCCCTAACGGTGATCGGACTTTTGATCTCGCTCATTGCGACTATAATAGTTGCGTTCTACCAGTATACTGGACTGACATATGGCGGTCCGCTCTTTTTGGCGTTCAGATTTCTTCTGGACGTGGCCGCCTTATCTCTAATAATAGGTCCTGTTCTAGGAATATATCGTATATTTAGAAATAGGACTAAATATAATAATTTATATAATCAATATATTTTAATATTAATTGGATTTATTATCATTTCTATTACTGGAATAATACTTCAGAGGTTCAGAGTGGAGTATTACTTCGGTGGACCAACGGTCTGGTCTCCGCTGTCCTACATAGTGCCGAGGCCGCCCTTAATAGTATATGAGATATCTTATTTTATTCATATTATTATAGCTTTTACTTTATTAACTATAATTCCAATATCAATTTTAAAACATATGTTAATAGGATATATTAACTATATTTCAATAGATAGACCATCTGGTGAGCTAACAACGCCCTTCGATTTGGAAAAAGTTCTTGAGAGCGGCCAGACCGATTTGAAAATAGGCGTGGGCACTAAGGCGGACCTTGATATAGTCCATAAGATCATGCCCGACGCCTGTACCAGATGTAGCAGGTGCGACGACCTTTGTCCTGCCTATGCGGCCGGCCGTCCTCTGAGCCCTCGCGCGTTAATTAACAAAATAGCCGAGGCGCCGAGCGACAAGAATATTTTTGAGGTCGGCCTATCGGAGGATGAGGTCTGGGCGTGCACTACATGCGGGGCCTGCATGGCCGTATGTCCTGTGTATATAAGGCATATCGACTATATAGTTGACCTTAGGAGGAGCCTTGTATTTAGCTCCAAGATAGACCAGAAGAAGAGCGATCTATTGATGTCTCTGAGCCAGTACGGGAACACGCTCATGCAGAGCAACTATGGGCGACACGAATGGTTGAGGGAGCTTGGCGTTAAGACGGTGGCGGAAAACCCGGAGTTTGAGTATCTGCTTTGGGTCGGCTGTATGGGGAGCTTTGACAATAGGGCAAAGCAGATAATCAGATCCCTTATTGAGATTCTGAGGGAGGCTAAAATGCTTGATAAAATTGCCATCTTAGGCGATGAGGAGACATGTTGTGGAGACCCTGCCAGAAGGCTAGGCGAGGAGAGCAGATTCCAAGAAATAGTCCTAAATAACAAAAATATATTTTTAAAATATAACGTTAAAAAAATCATTACTATATGTCCTCATGGATATAATACATTTAAGAATGAATATAGACGTTTTGGCGTAGAGATTGAAGTATATCATCACAGTGAATTCTTAGCTAAACTTTTAGAAGAAAATTCAATAAAAATTAAATCGACTTCCGATGTAATGACTATACATGATCCCTGCTATTTAGCAAGACATAATAAGGTCGTAGATCCACAGAGACGGATTGTCGTGAGAATAGGTCAACTGCGGGAGCCCGAACTCAGCGGCGATAAGACATTCTGCTGCGGAACTAGGGCGAATTGA